The genomic segment CCAGTTCCAGGACCTCCACTTCCCCAGGACACTCCTGGATTCAGGGTTCCCCAGGGGTGCCCAGGCATAGGTGGCTGTCGAATCCTGTTAGTAAGAGAAGGTAGGTTTCGGGCAAGGACTTCTCTGTGGGCTCCCAGCACATTAGAATGGAGTGGCTGTCTAAACTTAGACTCCTGGTAGAGTGAAGCCTCAGGTATGGGGCCTGCGGAATGTGCAGAGGGTCCTGCGGGCAAGAAACTGCTGCCCAGAGTGGGGGCAATGGCACCAGAAAGGAAAGACTGTTTTTCACGCAGCACTTCACCTATGTGGTCCTCAATGGCAGCAGCCATCATCTGCCAAGGATCCTCAGGGGGCCAGGAATCCATGGAGGGCAGTCTCTCAGTTGGGGGCCACCTCTGAACTCCAGAACCTCCTGCAGGTAGGAAGCCATCTGATGGAGAAACGTTGAGCTTCAAAGGAACCCTTGTTAAATCATTTGGCCCAGGGTCTGGTTTGGACTGAGGAAGTTCAGAGTTGGAGTGGCTGGTCAAGTAAGGTTGTTCAAGCAGAGGCAAGTTGGCTCCCAAGTGTTGGATTACTTTCTCCTCCACTGCACCAATGCTTCGGCCAAAGAAGcctgagggaaaagaaagaggaggccaCAGAAGGACTGGATATTTGGTTCCAATGCCCACCTTGGATTCTCTTTGCTCCAAATTCCTTCATTTTCCCCAAGGACCCAAGGGACCCTCTTGCCTTTACCTCTTCCCTCAATTCCAGTTCCCCTGGAGCCTTCCAGTTTCCACCTGTGCAAAGGGTTGGGTACAACCTCCATACCTGGGAGATGAAGACAGATCAGAAGAAGCAGGCCCAGAGGAACTCCGCTCCCTGCCATGCAGCCCTGCATCTTGCTCAACTctaacatctctctctctctgccccaagaCAGCCAACCCTTTATCCTCTTGGTGGGGTGAGGGACAGCAGAAACAAGCTGAGCCAGTGGTTGTGCAGATAATAAGGCTGTACATTCCACTCTCATTCCTAATTCAGTCTGTGGCAACAGGTGCCACTTGAATGTCCTAGGGAAGCTGGGTGTGTCCACCCCGGTTTCTTTCCTAAAGTTCCCCACCCCTTCCtgacccaggtgtcctggttcACTGCTGGTCACTGAttgccagccctgccctgcccactctGGCTTCCTACACCAGGCACAGGAGTATCTTCAATCTTGGGGTCCTGATCTCATCATTGCCTTTTCAGCAATAGAAACATTCAattctctttactttctctttggGATCCAGATCATTCTCTTCCAGCACTCTTTTCTCATACATCGCCATAGCTCCTTTACCTTAACCACAACCTGTAGGAGCTCAGGAGTACAGAAGTGCCCCACATTGGAGAGGCTGCTCCTGGATAAGATCTTGTATGTAAGGAATAGGCCTGGTTCCCATCCTTAAGAGACGATGGTGTATTAATTTCCTACCACTGCTATAACAACCACAACCTTAGTAGCTTACAACAATACAAGT from the Canis lupus dingo isolate Sandy chromosome 12, ASM325472v2, whole genome shotgun sequence genome contains:
- the C12H6orf15 gene encoding uncharacterized protein C6orf15 homolog isoform X1, giving the protein MRVECTALLSAQPLAQLVSAVPHPTKRIKGWLSWGREREMLELSKMQGCMAGSGVPLGLLLLICLHLPGMEVVPNPLHRWKLEGSRGTGIEGRGFFGRSIGAVEEKVIQHLGANLPLLEQPYLTSHSNSELPQSKPDPGPNDLTRVPLKLNVSPSDGFLPAGGSGVQRWPPTERLPSMDSWPPEDPWQMMAAAIEDHIGEVLREKQSFLSGAIAPTLGSSFLPAGPSAHSAGPIPEASLYQESKFRQPLHSNVLGAHREVLARNLPSLTNRIRQPPMPGHPWGTLNPGVSWGSGGPGTGWGTRLMPHSVGIWGINNRYPSTSWGDINRYPGTSWGNVNRYPGGSWGNIHLRPGIN
- the C12H6orf15 gene encoding uncharacterized protein C6orf15 homolog isoform X2, which gives rise to MRVECTALLSAQPLAQLVSAVPHPTKRIKGWLSWGREREMLELSKMQGCMAGSGVPLGLLLLICLHLPGFFGRSIGAVEEKVIQHLGANLPLLEQPYLTSHSNSELPQSKPDPGPNDLTRVPLKLNVSPSDGFLPAGGSGVQRWPPTERLPSMDSWPPEDPWQMMAAAIEDHIGEVLREKQSFLSGAIAPTLGSSFLPAGPSAHSAGPIPEASLYQESKFRQPLHSNVLGAHREVLARNLPSLTNRIRQPPMPGHPWGTLNPGVSWGSGGPGTGWGTRLMPHSVGIWGINNRYPSTSWGDINRYPGTSWGNVNRYPGGSWGNIHLRPGIN